A DNA window from Maribellus comscasis contains the following coding sequences:
- a CDS encoding RNA polymerase sigma factor, translating to MTRIEKNKNQVEDKFYWLKVWIQFKSGDQSAFEEIYSEYADTLFNFGLKLTADQDLVKDSIQDLFINLFRYKINILI from the coding sequence TTGACCAGAATCGAAAAAAATAAAAATCAGGTTGAAGATAAATTTTATTGGTTAAAAGTTTGGATTCAATTTAAGTCCGGTGACCAATCAGCTTTTGAAGAGATATATTCAGAGTACGCCGACACACTTTTTAATTTTGGACTTAAACTAACAGCCGACCAGGATTTGGTTAAAGACTCCATCCAGGATTTATTTATCAATTTATTCAGGTACAAAATAAATATTCTGATATAA